One Actinoplanes missouriensis 431 DNA segment encodes these proteins:
- a CDS encoding ion transporter has protein sequence MFRSHVASRCAMLVSAPWFNLASFAVIMINAVALGLETYPAVVTAVGPLLHLIEYACVALFAAELLVRFGMHARRPAGFFADGWNLFDLAVIVAPLLPGVRENVTLFRLLRLARIVRTFRLFPSLRVILIGIRHSLPGLGSFLLITALLLYGYAILGWMMFGAAYPERYGTVGQAMLTLFLLLSLDGITDTLQAGREITEWAVLYYVSYMVAACYLLTNLLVGLVLTALQEAHEAERAARVKPEPINPDQASVEHSLAELRSALEALERQLGERSVSKLPEQVRR, from the coding sequence ATGTTCCGCTCGCACGTCGCCTCCCGCTGCGCGATGCTGGTCAGCGCGCCCTGGTTCAACCTGGCCTCCTTCGCGGTCATCATGATCAACGCGGTGGCGCTGGGGCTGGAGACCTACCCCGCGGTGGTCACGGCAGTCGGTCCGCTTCTGCACCTCATCGAGTACGCCTGCGTCGCGCTCTTCGCCGCCGAACTGCTCGTCCGTTTCGGCATGCACGCCCGTCGCCCGGCCGGCTTCTTCGCCGACGGCTGGAACCTGTTCGACCTGGCCGTGATCGTGGCGCCGCTGCTGCCCGGCGTCCGGGAGAACGTGACGCTGTTCCGCCTGCTGCGGCTCGCCCGGATCGTTCGCACGTTCCGGCTGTTCCCGAGCCTGCGGGTGATCTTGATCGGGATCCGGCACAGCCTGCCCGGCCTCGGCAGCTTCCTGTTGATCACCGCGCTGCTGCTGTACGGCTACGCGATCCTCGGCTGGATGATGTTCGGCGCCGCCTACCCGGAGCGGTACGGCACGGTCGGCCAGGCGATGCTCACGCTGTTCCTGCTGCTGTCACTGGACGGGATCACCGACACGCTGCAGGCCGGCCGGGAGATCACCGAGTGGGCCGTCCTCTACTACGTGTCGTACATGGTGGCGGCCTGCTATCTGCTCACCAACCTGCTGGTCGGCCTGGTGCTGACCGCGCTGCAGGAGGCGCACGAGGCGGAACGGGCGGCGCGGGTGAAGCCGGAGCCGATCAACCCGGATCAGGCGTCGGTGGAGCACAGCCTCGCCGAGCTGCGGTCCGCGCTGGAGGCGCTGGAACGGCAGCTCGGCGAGCGGTCGGTCAGTAAGCTCCCGGAACAGGTACGCCGATAG
- a CDS encoding FAD-dependent monooxygenase codes for MDNSVLVVGGGIAGLALARALRERDVPVEIAERGGSETGGLAINLPGNAITALTALGVGEGLQKLGRPTRRREYRSARDRVLFAVDEDDFWGPEARPRCVRRKDLLALLADGLDVPRHAPGAVESVRQAPGGAEAVFADDTSQRYGFIAGADGVRSVVRTSLFGAASTRQSLLSAASWRFMAPNPGVDCWTVWSGDGGAFLLLPVDEHEVYGYASGVRGGPIGAEPSWLHETFGDFPDPVRAVLASIEKDPATLYHSPIEEVRAASWASGRCALIGDAAHATAPVWAQGAALAVEDALVLSGLLAGGEWDTVGARYEAKRRDRVTHVQTATDRFSRAAGLPTWLRNPLMPIVGPRVYRETYGSLRTLDLK; via the coding sequence ATGGACAATTCCGTTCTTGTCGTCGGCGGTGGCATCGCCGGGCTGGCCCTGGCCCGTGCGCTGCGCGAGCGCGACGTTCCCGTGGAGATCGCCGAACGCGGCGGCTCCGAGACCGGTGGGCTCGCCATCAACCTGCCGGGCAACGCGATCACCGCACTGACCGCCCTCGGCGTCGGCGAAGGGCTGCAGAAACTGGGCCGGCCGACGCGGCGGCGGGAGTACCGGTCGGCCCGCGACCGGGTGCTCTTCGCCGTCGACGAAGACGACTTCTGGGGGCCCGAGGCGCGGCCCCGATGCGTACGAAGGAAGGATCTTCTGGCCCTGCTCGCGGACGGCCTGGACGTTCCGCGGCACGCGCCCGGCGCGGTCGAGAGCGTTCGCCAGGCGCCGGGCGGCGCCGAGGCCGTCTTCGCCGACGACACCAGCCAGCGGTACGGCTTCATCGCCGGTGCTGACGGCGTCCGGTCGGTGGTCCGCACCAGTCTGTTCGGCGCCGCGAGCACCCGGCAGTCCCTGCTCAGCGCCGCCAGCTGGCGGTTCATGGCGCCCAACCCGGGCGTCGACTGCTGGACCGTCTGGTCCGGCGACGGTGGCGCGTTCCTGCTGCTCCCGGTCGACGAGCACGAGGTGTACGGCTACGCGTCGGGCGTCCGTGGCGGCCCGATCGGCGCCGAGCCGTCCTGGCTGCACGAGACGTTCGGCGACTTCCCCGACCCGGTCCGCGCGGTGCTCGCCAGCATCGAGAAGGACCCCGCCACGCTCTACCACTCGCCGATCGAGGAGGTGCGCGCCGCGTCCTGGGCCTCCGGCCGGTGCGCGCTGATCGGGGACGCCGCGCACGCCACCGCGCCGGTCTGGGCGCAGGGCGCGGCGCTCGCCGTCGAGGACGCGCTTGTCCTGTCCGGCCTGCTGGCCGGCGGCGAGTGGGACACGGTGGGGGCGCGGTACGAGGCGAAGCGCCGTGACCGGGTCACCCACGTGCAGACCGCCACCGACCGTTTCTCCCGTGCCGCCGGGCTGCCCACCTGGCTGCGCAACCCGCTGATGCCGATCGTCGGCCCGCGCGTCTACAGGGAGACGTACGGCTCGCTGCGGACCCTTGACCTCAAGTGA
- a CDS encoding tryptophan dimethylallyltransferase family protein: protein MQDLTVLDHLGGQLRRLCDVVGMDPATPVQLLSELLGRHGSRPLNAPPAWPSDVSDDHTPIEFSIAYNESEPPALRILAEAFGATPGVPANALATYEFLRAQSARYGLSTSRLDAVRDLFATEHPQGDFVLWLSLVFRNGRPPEFKVYFNPELTGPENSPRVVEQALDRLGLGPAYQKMVSLAVRPGELARKDRLTFFALDLQDGPQARVKLYLSHHDARAEDVARAASVVDGVDPAQVAEFCELAGRAERFTGRPLVGSYTITQGADRPNGYSVYVPIRSYVGDDQEARERVLPLLERYRFDPAMLDKAISAVTSRPLESGVGLIAHVSLRLGPPRPGMTVYLSSEAYQVFEGVSLVR from the coding sequence ATGCAGGACTTGACTGTTTTAGATCACCTCGGCGGTCAGTTGCGCCGACTCTGCGACGTCGTCGGGATGGACCCCGCGACACCGGTCCAGCTCCTTTCCGAGTTGCTCGGCCGGCACGGTTCCCGTCCGTTGAACGCGCCACCGGCCTGGCCCTCGGACGTCTCCGACGACCACACCCCGATCGAGTTCTCCATCGCTTACAACGAGAGCGAGCCGCCGGCCCTGCGCATTCTCGCGGAAGCGTTCGGCGCGACTCCGGGTGTGCCGGCGAACGCCCTTGCCACCTACGAATTCCTGCGCGCCCAGTCCGCGCGGTACGGCCTGTCGACCAGCCGCCTCGACGCGGTCCGTGACCTGTTCGCCACCGAGCACCCGCAGGGCGACTTCGTGCTCTGGCTGTCCCTGGTGTTCCGCAACGGCCGGCCGCCCGAGTTCAAGGTCTACTTCAACCCGGAGCTGACCGGGCCGGAGAACTCACCCCGCGTCGTGGAGCAGGCGCTCGATCGGCTCGGCCTCGGTCCCGCGTACCAGAAGATGGTGAGCCTGGCCGTGCGCCCGGGTGAGCTGGCCCGCAAAGATCGGCTGACGTTCTTTGCTCTTGATCTTCAGGACGGGCCGCAGGCCCGGGTGAAGCTCTATCTCTCGCACCACGACGCGCGCGCGGAGGACGTGGCCCGCGCCGCCTCGGTCGTCGACGGCGTGGACCCCGCGCAGGTCGCCGAGTTCTGCGAGCTGGCCGGGCGCGCCGAGCGGTTCACCGGCCGGCCGCTGGTGGGCAGCTACACGATCACGCAGGGCGCCGACCGGCCCAACGGATACAGCGTCTACGTGCCGATCCGCAGTTACGTCGGCGACGACCAGGAGGCGCGGGAGCGGGTGCTGCCGCTGCTCGAACGCTACCGGTTCGACCCGGCCATGCTCGACAAGGCGATCTCCGCGGTGACGTCCCGGCCGCTGGAGAGCGGCGTCGGTCTGATCGCGCACGTCTCGCTGCGGCTCGGCCCACCGCGACCGGGCATGACGGTCTATCTGTCGTCCGAGGCCTATCAGGTATTCGAAGGAGTCTCCCTTGTCCGCTGA
- a CDS encoding cytochrome P450 translates to MDADLPEYPFPQPTALDPPPEWERLRTGCPVAEIRLASGDQALLLTRYADVRQVLSDPRFSRQLDADGAARVTAQESGGVFGTEQNSISSAGAAHQRWRRLVGRYFTAKRMAAMQPRIAAMANQLIDDMLTRTEADLVSAYAFPIPVWVICDLLGVPDSDRDRFAYWSDTMLSLTRYTQKEIDEGQLEFGEYLWSHIEAKRANPGEDLISDLVGMDDDELTPLELIGTAQGLLIAGHETTANMIGKMVAMLLADRSRWERLRAGYRTEPDLVRTAVEEALRFDANPGFGMPRYITEEIEVSGVKLAAGSTVINSMAAANRDETAFDAAAELDLTRSPNPHLAFGAGPHSCIGQALARTELQIALTALLDRIPGLRLAGPAADLPRREGLMIGGLERVMVTGFHD, encoded by the coding sequence ATGGACGCCGACCTGCCGGAGTACCCGTTTCCGCAGCCCACGGCCCTGGACCCGCCGCCCGAGTGGGAACGGCTCCGGACCGGTTGCCCGGTGGCCGAGATCCGGCTGGCGAGCGGCGACCAGGCGCTGCTGCTCACCCGGTACGCCGACGTGCGGCAGGTGCTCAGCGACCCCCGGTTCTCTCGGCAGCTCGACGCCGACGGCGCGGCCCGGGTCACCGCGCAGGAGTCCGGCGGGGTCTTCGGCACCGAGCAGAACAGCATCTCGTCGGCCGGCGCCGCGCATCAGCGGTGGCGGCGGCTGGTCGGCCGCTACTTCACCGCGAAACGGATGGCCGCGATGCAGCCGCGGATCGCCGCGATGGCGAACCAGCTGATCGACGACATGCTCACCCGGACCGAAGCCGACCTGGTCAGCGCGTACGCGTTCCCGATCCCGGTCTGGGTGATCTGCGACCTGCTCGGTGTGCCGGACTCCGACCGCGACCGGTTCGCCTACTGGTCGGACACCATGCTCAGCCTGACCCGGTACACGCAGAAGGAGATCGACGAGGGGCAACTGGAGTTCGGCGAGTACCTCTGGTCGCACATCGAGGCCAAGCGCGCGAACCCCGGCGAGGACCTGATCAGCGACCTGGTCGGGATGGACGACGACGAGCTGACCCCGCTGGAGCTGATCGGCACCGCGCAGGGCCTGCTGATCGCCGGGCACGAGACCACCGCCAACATGATCGGCAAGATGGTCGCGATGCTGCTGGCCGACCGGTCCCGCTGGGAACGGCTGCGCGCCGGGTACCGCACCGAGCCGGACCTGGTGCGTACGGCGGTGGAGGAGGCGCTGCGCTTCGACGCCAACCCGGGCTTCGGGATGCCCCGGTACATCACCGAGGAGATCGAGGTGAGCGGCGTGAAACTGGCCGCGGGCAGCACCGTGATCAACAGCATGGCGGCGGCGAACCGGGACGAGACGGCGTTCGACGCGGCCGCCGAACTGGACCTGACCCGATCGCCCAACCCGCACCTGGCGTTCGGGGCCGGGCCGCACTCGTGCATCGGGCAGGCGCTGGCCCGTACCGAACTGCAGATCGCTCTCACCGCCCTGCTGGACCGGATCCCCGGGTTGCGCCTGGCCGGGCCCGCCGCGGACCTGCCGCGGCGGGAGGGCCTGATGATCGGTGGCCTGGAACGGGTCATGGTGACCGGCTTCCATGACTGA
- a CDS encoding arylamine N-acetyltransferase family protein, whose translation MDVTAYLDRIGRPEPTLRELHRAHLETVPFENLAIHLGEPISLAPDDLFDKIVRRRRGGFCYELNGLFALLLEELGHTVDRLAARVFGGERLGPPFDHLALLVDGSHLVDVGFGDHGAYPLRWVTGIDQSDPGGVFTLTETGEGDVDVLRDGEPQYRLERRPRTLDDFTATCWYQQTWPDSHFRKGPVCSRLTGEGRISISGRTLIVTTGGVREEAALESDEELLTAYREHFGVSLGRVPELTSAR comes from the coding sequence ATGGACGTGACCGCATATCTGGACCGGATCGGGCGGCCCGAGCCCACGCTGCGTGAGCTGCACCGCGCGCACCTGGAGACGGTGCCGTTCGAGAACCTCGCCATCCACCTCGGCGAACCGATCTCGCTCGCCCCGGACGATCTCTTCGACAAGATCGTCCGGCGGCGGCGGGGCGGCTTCTGTTACGAGCTCAACGGGCTGTTCGCGCTCCTGCTGGAGGAGCTGGGACACACCGTCGACCGGCTGGCCGCCCGGGTGTTCGGCGGCGAGCGCCTCGGGCCTCCCTTCGATCACCTGGCCCTGCTGGTCGACGGCAGTCACCTCGTGGATGTCGGGTTCGGCGACCATGGTGCGTACCCACTGCGCTGGGTGACCGGAATCGACCAGAGTGACCCCGGCGGGGTCTTCACTCTCACGGAGACCGGCGAGGGCGACGTCGACGTGCTCCGGGACGGTGAGCCGCAGTACCGCCTGGAGCGGCGGCCGCGGACGCTCGACGACTTCACGGCGACCTGCTGGTACCAGCAGACCTGGCCGGACTCGCACTTCCGGAAGGGGCCGGTCTGCTCGCGGCTGACGGGCGAGGGGCGGATCTCGATCAGTGGCCGCACGCTGATCGTCACGACCGGAGGGGTCCGGGAGGAGGCCGCGCTGGAATCGGACGAGGAACTGCTCACGGCGTACCGGGAACACTTCGGGGTCTCCCTCGGGCGCGTCCCCGAGCTGACGAGCGCCAGGTGA
- a CDS encoding family 43 glycosylhydrolase, translated as MRLLTALLALMLGALLAPQPASAATTLIYSTFKGDGAADQELWIYQSTNGGTSYSVLSDTNFRGPTGVLRDPSILKHNGRYYIAYTVQSWTTNSTYFAIATSTNLTSWSTVASVPAGIAGANYTWAPEFYVENGVVRIITSVASTACAWCFRPYVYTAQNTALTSWSGPSQMWGLGTNHIDTFVVKSGSTWHAFTKNETTKYIEHWTTTANLYEGWINRGTLWSAGYEGPSLVRLDDGRWRIYVDKYTNGGVWTATSSDLNTWTGLSAVGCSGCRHGTATVK; from the coding sequence ATGAGACTTCTGACGGCCCTCCTCGCGCTGATGCTCGGCGCCCTCCTCGCCCCGCAACCCGCCTCGGCGGCCACCACCCTGATCTACTCCACCTTCAAGGGCGACGGCGCCGCCGACCAGGAACTCTGGATCTACCAGTCCACGAACGGTGGCACCTCGTACAGCGTCCTGTCGGACACCAACTTCCGCGGACCGACAGGTGTGCTGCGCGACCCGAGCATCCTCAAGCACAACGGGCGCTACTACATCGCGTACACGGTGCAGTCCTGGACCACCAACTCCACCTACTTCGCCATCGCGACGAGCACCAACCTGACGTCCTGGTCCACCGTCGCCAGCGTCCCGGCCGGCATCGCGGGCGCGAACTACACCTGGGCGCCGGAGTTCTACGTCGAGAACGGCGTCGTGCGGATCATCACGAGCGTGGCGTCCACCGCGTGCGCGTGGTGCTTCCGCCCGTACGTCTACACCGCCCAGAACACCGCCCTGACCAGCTGGAGCGGTCCGTCACAGATGTGGGGCCTGGGCACCAACCACATCGACACGTTCGTGGTGAAGTCCGGCAGCACCTGGCACGCGTTCACCAAGAACGAGACCACCAAGTACATCGAGCACTGGACCACCACGGCCAACCTCTACGAGGGCTGGATCAACCGAGGCACGCTCTGGAGCGCAGGCTACGAGGGCCCGTCGCTGGTCCGGCTCGACGACGGCCGCTGGCGGATCTACGTCGACAAGTACACCAACGGCGGGGTCTGGACGGCGACCAGCTCCGACCTGAACACCTGGACCGGCCTCTCCGCGGTCGGCTGCTCCGGCTGCCGGCACGGGACGGCGACCGTCAAATAG
- a CDS encoding sensor domain-containing diguanylate cyclase: protein MALGAGEHRNGEGTRWMRGAFATFYVVLAVTNYLMLDGYARIATTLLAALTAALLAVATVPMPARWGRRTWTDHLGYVPVLGGVAQVAISRESHYTTTLMITLVGVAVAMRRRRTFVAATVLGCLGWVAAVIGEPALRGDDLGYWAVQLFIAALVAAILHEALRRRERELRIARDEISAVADRFGSLFHASPSGVAIADERDVIVAANQAFCDLVGRTEQDLIGSSSEPFAGSASPLPERRFERPDGTVRWVWSSVGRSAGWVLIQLQDVTDRRLAEAAVRDSDRLLAAVSAAARRIRTGEDARSTIIGAVRELAEADSVSLMEPARSRELVVTGALGAQVLGTRIPLDGTSMTARVFTGGEPVFLADATQDPRVSPALLALVDGRSMMWQPVIADGAVLAVLVVGWSRRVDSVSDHRARAVAMLADETALALEHERLLRRLEQMAFTDTLTGLPNRRAWQERLATLFTRGRPLVVAIVDLDRFKRYNDTHGHLAGDELLQRAALAFAAELGGDDMIARWGGEEFVIALPSCSGLSAFDLLERVRLATPGAETCSIGYAVWDGEESAESLLERADEALYAAKNNGRDLVHAAPEPAALRS, encoded by the coding sequence ATGGCCTTGGGCGCTGGTGAGCACCGGAACGGCGAGGGCACGCGATGGATGCGGGGAGCCTTCGCCACCTTCTACGTGGTGCTCGCGGTCACCAACTACCTCATGCTCGACGGGTACGCCCGGATCGCCACCACCCTGCTCGCCGCCCTGACCGCCGCGCTGCTCGCCGTCGCCACCGTCCCCATGCCCGCGCGCTGGGGGCGGCGGACCTGGACCGACCACCTCGGATACGTGCCGGTGCTCGGCGGCGTGGCGCAGGTGGCGATCAGCCGGGAGAGCCATTACACGACCACGCTGATGATCACCCTGGTCGGCGTCGCGGTCGCGATGCGACGCCGGCGCACGTTCGTGGCCGCGACGGTCCTCGGGTGCCTGGGCTGGGTGGCCGCCGTGATCGGGGAGCCGGCGCTGCGCGGCGACGATCTCGGGTACTGGGCGGTGCAACTCTTCATCGCCGCGCTCGTCGCCGCGATCCTGCACGAGGCGCTCCGCCGCCGGGAACGCGAGCTGCGGATCGCCCGCGATGAGATCTCGGCGGTCGCCGACCGGTTCGGCAGCCTCTTCCACGCGTCGCCGTCCGGGGTCGCCATCGCCGACGAGCGGGACGTGATAGTCGCCGCCAACCAGGCGTTCTGTGATCTCGTCGGGCGCACCGAGCAGGATCTGATCGGCTCCAGCAGCGAGCCGTTCGCCGGGAGCGCGTCGCCGCTTCCCGAGCGGCGGTTCGAGCGCCCCGACGGCACGGTCCGCTGGGTCTGGTCCAGCGTCGGCCGCAGCGCCGGCTGGGTGCTGATCCAGCTGCAGGACGTCACCGATCGGCGCCTGGCCGAGGCCGCGGTCCGCGACTCCGACCGGCTGCTCGCCGCGGTCTCGGCCGCCGCCCGGCGGATCCGCACCGGCGAGGACGCCCGCAGCACGATCATCGGGGCGGTCCGTGAGCTGGCCGAGGCGGACAGCGTCAGCCTGATGGAACCGGCCCGCTCCCGCGAGCTCGTGGTGACCGGCGCTCTCGGCGCCCAGGTGCTCGGCACCCGCATCCCGCTCGACGGCACCTCGATGACGGCTCGCGTCTTCACCGGCGGCGAGCCGGTCTTCCTCGCCGACGCGACCCAGGACCCGCGCGTCTCGCCGGCCCTGCTCGCGCTCGTCGACGGCCGGTCGATGATGTGGCAGCCGGTGATCGCCGACGGGGCGGTGCTGGCCGTGCTCGTGGTCGGCTGGAGCCGTCGCGTCGACTCGGTCAGCGACCACCGGGCCCGGGCCGTCGCGATGCTCGCCGACGAGACGGCGCTCGCCCTGGAACACGAGCGGCTGCTGCGCCGCCTCGAGCAGATGGCCTTCACCGACACGCTGACCGGCCTGCCCAACCGGCGGGCGTGGCAGGAGCGGCTCGCGACGCTGTTCACCCGCGGCCGCCCGCTGGTCGTGGCGATCGTGGACCTGGACCGGTTCAAGCGCTACAACGACACCCACGGCCATCTGGCCGGCGACGAGCTGCTGCAACGGGCCGCGCTGGCGTTCGCGGCCGAGCTGGGCGGCGACGACATGATCGCCCGCTGGGGTGGCGAGGAGTTCGTGATCGCGCTGCCGTCCTGCTCCGGCCTGTCGGCCTTCGACCTTCTGGAACGGGTCCGGCTCGCGACGCCGGGAGCGGAGACATGCAGCATCGGGTACGCGGTCTGGGACGGCGAGGAGTCGGCGGAGTCCCTGCTCGAGCGGGCCGACGAGGCTCTCTACGCCGCAAAGAACAACGGGCGGGACCTGGTGCACGCCGCACCCGAGCCGGCGGCGCTGCGTTCCTGA
- a CDS encoding ferredoxin: MTELRVVVDRELCCGAGQCVLLAPAVFDQDEDDGIVVLLEAEPAEAHRKVVTEAAAVCPTGAIAISQGS; encoded by the coding sequence ATGACTGAGCTGCGGGTCGTCGTCGACCGGGAACTCTGCTGCGGCGCGGGGCAGTGCGTGCTGCTCGCACCGGCGGTCTTCGACCAGGACGAGGACGACGGGATCGTGGTCCTGCTCGAGGCGGAACCCGCGGAGGCGCACCGGAAAGTGGTGACCGAAGCGGCGGCGGTCTGCCCGACGGGCGCCATCGCGATATCCCAGGGGTCATAA
- a CDS encoding DUF2203 domain-containing protein: MGLFTLPEARDELKRLRPVLDEIVTVRADLVELSAALTPGGEPTDLGGLPERKAAEARLNELMTEVQETGAELKGVAPLLVDFPADLDGVPVLLCWLEGDPEITWYHRADLGFAGRRPLPG; the protein is encoded by the coding sequence ATGGGGTTGTTCACGCTGCCGGAGGCCCGTGACGAGCTGAAGCGGCTGCGGCCGGTGCTCGACGAGATCGTGACCGTCCGCGCCGACCTGGTCGAACTCTCCGCCGCGCTCACACCCGGTGGCGAGCCCACCGATCTGGGCGGCCTGCCGGAGCGAAAGGCCGCCGAGGCCCGGCTGAACGAGCTGATGACCGAGGTGCAGGAGACCGGCGCCGAGCTCAAGGGCGTCGCGCCGCTGCTCGTCGACTTCCCGGCCGACCTGGACGGGGTGCCGGTGCTGCTCTGCTGGCTGGAGGGCGACCCGGAGATCACCTGGTACCACCGAGCAGACCTGGGCTTCGCCGGCCGCCGCCCCCTGCCCGGATGA
- the idi gene encoding isopentenyl-diphosphate Delta-isomerase, with amino-acid sequence MCCSTPQEQVKRVEHVILLNESGAAIGVADKQTVHTDSTPLHLAFSCYIFDSAGRFLVSQRALSKKTWPGIWTNSVCGHPAQGEPIADAVRRRASFELGLTLDEVRLVLPAFRYRAELDGVVENEMCPVFYATVTAEPAPNPDEVEAVRWMPWDTFRAEARDDAYSPWCQLQIAELSALGETPARWQAGDPAQLPPAARTAAR; translated from the coding sequence ATGTGCTGTTCCACTCCGCAAGAACAGGTAAAACGCGTGGAACATGTCATTCTGCTCAACGAATCCGGTGCGGCCATTGGCGTCGCGGACAAACAAACTGTCCACACCGATTCGACGCCGCTTCACCTCGCGTTCTCCTGTTACATATTCGATTCCGCCGGCCGCTTTCTGGTTTCCCAGCGCGCATTGAGCAAGAAGACCTGGCCGGGCATCTGGACCAACAGCGTCTGCGGCCACCCGGCACAGGGCGAGCCGATCGCCGACGCCGTGCGCCGACGCGCCTCGTTCGAGCTCGGACTCACCCTGGACGAGGTCCGGCTCGTGCTGCCGGCCTTCCGCTATCGGGCCGAACTGGACGGCGTCGTGGAGAACGAGATGTGCCCGGTCTTCTACGCCACGGTCACCGCGGAGCCGGCGCCGAACCCGGACGAGGTGGAGGCGGTCCGCTGGATGCCCTGGGACACCTTCCGCGCCGAGGCCCGCGACGATGCCTACTCCCCCTGGTGCCAGTTGCAGATCGCGGAGTTGAGCGCCCTGGGCGAGACGCCCGCGCGGTGGCAGGCCGGCGACCCGGCTCAGTTGCCGCCGGCGGCCCGCACCGCCGCACGGTGA
- a CDS encoding YccF domain-containing protein has protein sequence MIRLILNVLWFIFFGWALALAYLLAALISFILIITIPFGVASLRLAIYSAWPFGRTIVDDPGAGIASGLANIVWLILFGWWIALAHIAAGIAQCVTIIGIPFGIANFKLVPAALWPLGRDIVDVP, from the coding sequence GTGATTCGCTTGATCCTCAACGTGCTCTGGTTCATCTTCTTCGGTTGGGCGCTCGCACTGGCCTACCTGCTGGCCGCCTTGATCTCCTTCATCCTGATCATCACGATCCCGTTCGGCGTCGCGTCGCTGCGGCTGGCGATCTACTCGGCGTGGCCGTTCGGCCGGACGATCGTCGACGACCCCGGCGCCGGCATCGCGTCCGGTCTCGCGAACATCGTGTGGCTCATCCTGTTCGGCTGGTGGATCGCCCTGGCCCACATCGCGGCCGGCATCGCCCAGTGCGTGACGATCATCGGCATCCCATTCGGCATCGCGAACTTCAAGCTGGTCCCGGCCGCCCTCTGGCCCCTCGGCCGCGACATCGTCGACGTCCCGTAG
- a CDS encoding PucR family transcriptional regulator, protein METPWQRLPADLPPAMRSRLPATVEAIAAGAATAFTGEGGAKFERDVRTAVQVALDRFLDLAGTAEPALSPRIREVFVALGAAEARENRGPEVLLGALRTAARLMLRTASESLAALRPVTVEELIDLADASSAYVDELAAACTDGLARQLREQAGEGDRRRRQVADLLLRGGASPDLVRETAAGIGWPSLDLVVPVLLPLDQARDARFRFGAEGVVAERGRDAVLLLRAGPRAERAALTEALRGREAVVGPALGWAETPEAVRLAERTAELMKPGGEPIFAEDHFAALALRGETGALAVLSARRLAPLAGLRAGQREQLLVTLESWLRHWGSRTAVAAELFVHPQTVSYRLNRLRDLLGDDLEDPAARFELLLVLAYRARPATI, encoded by the coding sequence ATGGAAACGCCTTGGCAACGTCTTCCGGCCGATCTGCCGCCCGCGATGCGTTCCCGGCTGCCCGCGACGGTGGAGGCGATCGCCGCGGGGGCGGCCACCGCGTTCACCGGTGAGGGCGGCGCGAAGTTCGAGCGGGATGTGCGTACCGCGGTGCAGGTGGCGCTGGACCGGTTCCTCGACCTGGCCGGCACCGCCGAGCCGGCGCTGTCGCCGCGGATCCGCGAGGTGTTCGTGGCGCTCGGCGCCGCCGAGGCGCGGGAGAACCGCGGGCCCGAGGTGCTGCTCGGCGCGCTGCGCACCGCCGCCCGGCTGATGCTGCGCACCGCGTCCGAGTCCCTCGCCGCGCTGCGCCCGGTCACCGTCGAGGAGCTGATCGACCTGGCCGACGCGTCCAGCGCGTACGTCGACGAGCTCGCCGCGGCCTGCACCGACGGCCTGGCCCGGCAGCTGCGCGAGCAGGCCGGTGAAGGTGACCGGCGCCGCCGCCAGGTGGCCGATCTGCTGCTGCGCGGCGGCGCGTCACCCGACCTGGTCCGCGAGACGGCCGCCGGGATCGGCTGGCCCAGCCTGGACCTGGTGGTGCCCGTCCTGCTGCCACTTGATCAGGCGCGCGACGCCCGGTTTCGGTTCGGCGCCGAGGGCGTGGTCGCCGAGCGCGGCCGGGACGCGGTGCTGCTGCTGCGCGCCGGTCCGCGTGCCGAGCGGGCCGCGCTCACCGAGGCGCTGCGCGGGCGGGAGGCTGTGGTCGGCCCGGCGCTGGGCTGGGCCGAGACACCGGAGGCGGTGCGACTCGCCGAGCGTACTGCCGAACTGATGAAGCCCGGCGGTGAGCCGATCTTCGCCGAGGACCACTTCGCGGCGCTGGCGCTGCGCGGCGAGACCGGCGCTCTCGCGGTGCTCTCGGCGCGCCGCCTCGCGCCGCTGGCCGGTCTGCGGGCCGGGCAGCGCGAGCAGCTTCTGGTCACTCTGGAGAGTTGGTTGCGCCATTGGGGATCCCGTACGGCCGTGGCCGCCGAGTTGTTCGTCCATCCGCAGACCGTCAGTTACCGGCTGAACCGGCTGCGCGACCTGCTCGGGGACGACCTCGAGGACCCGGCCGCAAGGTTCGAACTGCTCCTGGTCCTCGCCTATCGGGCCCGTCCGGCCACGATCTGA